TTCCTCTTTTGGGTCTCGCTCCAATATCatgtctgtcactttaagagaaTGATATTACTTTGTCTGGAGTGTAATCGCTAATGAAATATTCACACAAAGCAAGCAGAAGATTTATTATGTTACATACATTTATGTGCTCCAGATTTCAGCAATATCATTCCTGCGAAGCATTTCGTAGTCTAAGCCTATTGATGAGTAGTGAACTTAACTTACCCACTTCTTTGAAATCTTCAAAAGTTATTTTCCCAGTTCCTTCTCTGTCGTAGTCTTTTAAGATCTTCAACACATCTACTTTCTTCACCTCAAAACCCAGAGCTCTCATCGCCACCTGGAACACAAATTTTaaatatcagcatttttgaGCTACTGTTGTCGATTTTTAAAAGATGCACTATgtaagtgttttttgttgttgttcaaatTAACAAAAATCTACATAAATCAAtacaatccttcttccaaaacatgtttttgtcttaccgtaattcactatggtaagcctgttataagtgtttatattttagaccagGTGGGATGCTTTTCGCGCGAAATTGCATACATACGTTACTCGTCTGTGTGTCTCGTCATAtccataaatagagaaaagttgctctggcTACTTTGACGCATATGGGAGTGGCAttggttagttgtcacaatgagcgagaaaggttgacatggagcagctaaatctccAACCTCTGGAAATCAcccgttaaaaaaaaaaaaaaaaaaaaacagaagagaagagagtctgctggcaaaaagagaatgcgACAGAGctagtaataaaacaagaatcaacattgcttggcttttcagagatgatgagaactgagggatttgaaatgttgtaaaagagATGGTATTTGTTTTACTCAACAGGtaagtaaggtattttattgaacagacaAAATGCCATATGTATCTCTCTAACAGAGTTtatttatctattgtgaagggtcatttcattatggttgttgtagcgcaGTGCTGGAGTtcattttcaaggaagtacagtgtctattaatgggtaaagctacagtaacatcttcagctagtcagcttaaGATCCAtataaactggttatatctcttaagcttAGTAGTGAatattttatgagcagtaggataattCGAGGAATGAGggtaaaatatacttttaaccacaaatgctcgtcttgcattAGCTCTGCGTTGTGCCATgtattacgtaatcatgttggaaaggtcacgcggcgtgatgtaggcggaagtaccgagcaagtgtttataAAGTgtacatgcaaagactaagtcaaacgggcTTTACAAAAAACAACGATGTCGAAAAATGGGTTTTtcaccctaaaaaaaaaaaaaaaaggtgtgacCTTTCCAGAGTGATTATGTAATGAgtggcacatcacagagcagtgcaagacgagcaactttttctctttttagaaaatgacagatcgtttcgctagataagacccttattcctcgtctgggatcgtgtagagccctttgaagcagcactgaaaatgcaatttggaccttcaacccgttggtaactgttgaagtccactatatggaggaAAATCCagtaatgttttcctcaaaaaccttaatttcttttcaactgaagaaagaaagacatgaacatcttggatgacatgggggtgagtaaattatcaggaaattttaattctgaagtgaactaatcctttaagaaagaTCTTACAGTTTAAAGTCAACCTTACAACAAGTCAGAAAACAAAGCCACTACAACCCTATGCTATGTggacatatttatatatatatatatatatatatatatatattattaatgtttcaaACTGTTATTCAAAATGTATCATCCTCTTTAATTGGTCTTATAgtcatatataaataattgtaaatttactaaaaaaaaaaataaataaaaaaaaatgaacaaaagtggGATCTAGTGAAGGTATCAGAAACTTTTAAAGTATGTgttaatcaaaatattgatatcAATTACTtatataattattcatataaCATTCTTTGGTTTGCATTGATATGACACTTCCATTTGCCAAGGGTAATGTTCATATTTCTCAACATTAAGAATtgaatttttaaatagattAACATTTCCGAATATAATGAAAGATCTTTACCTTTAATTCATGATAATCTATTTCTTTATCCTTGTCTGTGTCAAAGAGCTCGAATGCCTCCTTGATCTCATCCTTCTGCTCCTCTGTAAGTTCCCTCCTTTTCTTCCTTTTGCTCTTATCAGCAGTTAGGTCAGTCCTAAGGGCACAAGCATGGAAATCAATCATCTGATTCATTCTGATCTTCCTTTAGTTTAGATACCATTCAATACACACTTGCTACGTGCCTCCCTAGACAGCATTTTGAGGTCTCATAGAACATGTATATGATTATGTCCAAAAGtgcatcattttattattataatcactattattactatcagtaataaaaaatgtgtcAACAATTCACATGCACTGGCTAGcaatgctcaacacaccagcagcTGGTCTCTAAATACACAGCAAACAACTAAACACCTCATAATTACCTCAGAGACAGACTCATTTTTGCAGTTGGGCAATAAATTCGCTGATACTGAAACCCAAATCCGTACAACAAGATTAGAGTTCGGCTTCAACAGTCCTGCTAATCCCGAACACAGAGACGCCAAGCACAGCGCGTTGCTAGTTGATTGTCAAGGAAACGTTTCCGATTGGCTGCCGCAGTCTGAGCGTCAGGATGACGATACTTGTGATTGGTTGTTTGGGAACAGATTTGCTTTTGAGCCTGTTTGATTGGCGGGCTCGGTCTGGAATGGGCGGTCTTAATGATGGCGGCCAGACGGCGGCATATCTTACATACAGAACCAACCTGAATAAGCTTAAGGTACTCAATGTTCACATCGCTGTAAAGATTTTAGCCATTTTTTCAGCTTTGTAGAGAAAACTGTGAGTTCTTATTGCCATTTCATTGGTTTCTGATCCATTACTTTTAAAGTTTGTTTGTATAATGACATTACAGGCTTAACAACTGATTGAGAAACCTGACCCCAAATTATCGCACAATAGGTCATATGTGATAATATCATAGTATGCATAAACATTTGAGCTGCTTTAAGAGATATACATGGTCTCATCATATGAAAACAGTTCAAACTTGTCTTAATAGTCTTAGACATTTTCTTAATATGGGCatcaaacttaaagggttagttcacccaaaaacggtcttcgttcatcttttgggacacaaattaagatatttttgatgaaatccgatggctcagtgaggcctctattgctctattacctctcaagatccagaaaattactcaaaacatatttaaaacagttcatgtgagtacagtggttctaccttaatattataaagtgacgagaatactttttgtgcaccaaaaaacccccccaaaataatgacttttcaacaatagagtacctcagggatgacgtgtttttgtaggccaacccggaagttagcggcgcacgagttccctcgatcgaaagcctatttttcccatagacttttgaaaaatcgcaaaaaataagctctttgtttaacaaagggttatgacacttacacgtttt
The DNA window shown above is from Ctenopharyngodon idella isolate HZGC_01 chromosome 10, HZGC01, whole genome shotgun sequence and carries:
- the cetn3 gene encoding centrin-3, with amino-acid sequence MSLSLRTDLTADKSKRKKRRELTEEQKDEIKEAFELFDTDKDKEIDYHELKVAMRALGFEVKKVDVLKILKDYDREGTGKITFEDFKEVVTDMILERDPKEEIMKAFKLFDDDETGKISLRNLRRVARELGEDMSDEDLRAMIDEFDTDGDGEINQEEFISIMTGDS